Proteins encoded by one window of Taeniopygia guttata chromosome 1A, bTaeGut7.mat, whole genome shotgun sequence:
- the ADCK2 gene encoding uncharacterized aarF domain-containing protein kinase 2 produces MVAGGAARLLPLPPLARAAAARLRLAPPGRAGCGRSGLRNARWGALALAVPAAVPAGTAWKERPERRGPAWAAERGAERPPRGLLRRLGLLLRLGVRACGLLLRFGPLLLLYPLGRLWPGMGARWLRLLRRAAEAAGPTCVKLGQWASTRRDLFSEAFCDEFSKLHVEVSPHPWGHTDELLRKAFGEEWMGILQFPSREPVGSGCVAQVYKAYADLAAIGGSRAEQLEPPSELRSAFQAWEVSGFRGLLGWLRRRKSKDIRDERSREELSSADCSQGSPGSGMSLMEQRAKPLLSASPSSARHLVPVAIKVLHPGLVHQVQMDLFFMKMGSRIIGLLPGFKWLSLTEIVEEFEKLMMQQIDLRYEARNLERFRQNFLDVDFVKFPTPLWPLVTADVLVETFEESEPISHYLHVEIGAELRQRLARMGMDMLLKMIFVDNFVHADLHPGNILVQGTAWPGSARPEQAVVPGLSDTVVLGVQPSLQQLRLVLLDAGIVAELQSADLQNFRAVFTAVVLGQGERVAELILHHARANQCQDIERFKADMAELVTKARGNTIALGKLQVGNLLSSVFKLLMTHKVKLESNFASIIFAIMVLEGLGRSLDPELDILEAAKPLLMKTAVSALK; encoded by the exons ATGGTggccggcggcgccgcgcggctgctcccgctgccgccgctcgcGCGCGCCGCCGCGGCCAGGCTCCGGCTGGCGCCGCCCGGGCGGGCGGGCTGCGGGCGCTCCGGGCTGCGCAACGCCCGCTGGGGCGCCCTGGCCTTGGCCGTGCCCGCGGCCGTGCCCGCCGGGACCGCCTGGAAGGAGAGGCCGGAGCGGCGCGGCCCGGCGTGGGCGGCGGagcgcggagcggagcggccgCCACGGGGGCTGCTGCGgcgcctggggctgctgctgcggcTGGGCGTCCGCGCCTGCGGGCTCCTGCTGCGCTTCgggccgctgctgctgctctacCCGCTGGGCCGCCTGTGGCCCGGCATGGGCGCCCGCTGGCTGCGGCTGCTGCGCAGGGCGGCCGAGGCCGCCGGCCCCACGTGCGTCAAGCTGGGCCAGTGGGCCAGCACCCGCAGGGACCTCTTCTCGGAGGCCTTCTGCGATGAGTTCTCCAAGCTGCACGTCGAGGTGAGCCCGCACCCGTGGGGCCACACTGACGAGCTCTTGAGGAAGGCCTTCGGTGAGGAGTGGATGGGCATCCTCCAGTTCCCGAGCCGGGAGCCGGTCGGCTCGGGCTGCGTTGCCCAGGTGTATAAAGCCTATGCTGACCTCGCTGCCATCGGCGGCTCCCGGGCCGAGCAGCTGGAGCCGCCCTCGGAGCTCAGGTCCGCCTTCCAAGCGTGGGAAGTGTCAGGCTTTAGAGGCCTCCTCGGCTGGctgagaaggaggaagagcaaGGACATACGGGatgagaggagcagggaggaacTGAGTTCTGCGGACTGCTCCCAGGGAAGTCCCGGGAGTGGGATGTCCCTTATGGAGCAGAGGGCCAAGCCACTCCTGAGCGCAAGTCCGTCATCAGCCAGACATCTCGTGCCCGTAGCCATTAAA GTCCTGCACCCTGGGCTGGTCCACCAAGTCCAGATGGATCTGTTTTTCATGAAGATGGGCAGCCGCATCATTGGCCTTCTCCCTGGGTTCAAGTGGCTCAGTTTGACAGAGATTGTGGAGGAGTTTGAGAAGCTTATGATGCAGCAG ATTGACTTGCGCTACGAAGCCAGAAATCTGGAGCGCTTCCGACAGAATTTCCTAGATGTCGATTTTGTGAAGTTTCCCACTCCCCTTTGGCCCTTGGTAACAGCAGATGTTCTAGTGGAAACATTTGAG GAGAGTGAGCCCATTTCACATTACCTGCACGTGGAGATTGGCGCGGAGCTGCGGCAGAGACTGGCCAGGATGGGCATGGACATGCTGCTAAAGATG ATCTTCGttgacaactttgtccatgCCGACCTGCACCCCGGGAACATCCTGGTTCAAGGCACGGCATGGCCAGGCAGCGCCCGCCCGGAGCAGGCAGTGGTGCCTGGGCTGAGCGACACCGTGGTGCTGGGGGTGCAaccatccctgcagcagctgcgcctggtgctgctggacgCAGGGATTGTGGCGGAGCTGCAGAGCGCCGACCTGCAGAACTTCCGCGCCGTGTTCACAGCTGTGgtcctgggacag GGGGAGAGGGTGGCAGAGCTGATCCTGCACCACGCCCGTGCCAACCAGTGCCAGGACATCGAGCGCTTCAAGGCTGACATGGCAGAGCTTGTCACCAAGGCCCGGGGGAACACCATTGCCTTGGGCAAG CTTCAGGTGGGAAATCTCCTCTCGAGTGTCTTCAAACTATTGATGACCCACAAG GTGAAGCTTGAGAGCAATTTTGCTTCCATCATCTTTGCCATCATGGTTCTGGAAGGACTGGGACGTTCACTGGACCCTGAACTGGACATCCTGGAGGCAGCCAAGCCACTGCTGATGAAAACTGCAGTTTCTGCCCTCAAATAG